One region of Streptomyces rishiriensis genomic DNA includes:
- a CDS encoding DUF397 domain-containing protein — MSTPELTWFKSSYSSGSGDNCVEVATRPARVHVRDSKDRTGPQLALSPAAWADFVAHAAR; from the coding sequence ATGAGCACGCCCGAACTGACCTGGTTCAAGAGCAGTTACAGCAGCGGCTCCGGTGACAACTGCGTCGAGGTCGCCACCCGCCCCGCCCGGGTCCACGTCCGTGACTCCAAGGACAGGACGGGGCCCCAGCTCGCCCTCTCCCCCGCCGCGTGGGCCGACTTCGTGGCCCACGCGGCGAGGTGA
- the mmsA gene encoding multiple monosaccharide ABC transporter ATP-binding protein, which produces MAGPVLEMRSIVKTFPGVKALSDVTLTVRQGEVHAICGENGAGKSTLMKVLSGVHPHGTYEGEILFEGEVVSFKDIRASEQRGIVIIHQELALVPYLSLAENIFLGNEHATRGLINWNETLRHASELLRRVGLSDHPETRVADIGVGKQQLVEIAKALSKKVKLLILDEPTAALNDEDSDKLLDLILELKKQGITSIIISHKLNEIRKVADSVTIIRDGQSIETLDVKSADTTEDRIISGMVGRDLDNRFPERTPHEAEVGAAPALEIRNWTVHHPIDQQRKVADDVSVQVRRGEIVGIAGLMGAGRTELAMSVFGRSYGRYAGGTVLKDGKEIRTKTVAEAVGHGIAYVTEDRKHYGLNLIDTINRNISLTALGKVAKRGIVDEHEERKVSEGYRKSMNIKAPTVFEPVGKLSGGNQQKVVLSKWIFAGPDVLILDEPTRGIDVGAKYEIYTVIDQLAAQGKAVVFISSELPELLGMCDRIYTMAAGRLTGEFSRAEASQESLMRQMTKDKEVTR; this is translated from the coding sequence ATGGCGGGACCCGTCCTGGAAATGCGCTCGATCGTCAAGACCTTTCCCGGTGTGAAAGCGCTGTCGGACGTCACTCTGACCGTCCGCCAGGGCGAGGTCCATGCCATCTGCGGTGAGAACGGCGCCGGAAAGTCCACCTTGATGAAGGTGCTCTCCGGCGTCCATCCGCACGGCACGTACGAGGGCGAGATCCTTTTCGAGGGAGAGGTCGTCTCCTTCAAGGACATCCGGGCGAGCGAGCAGCGCGGCATCGTCATCATCCACCAGGAGCTGGCGCTGGTGCCGTACCTCTCCCTCGCGGAGAACATCTTCCTCGGCAACGAACACGCCACGCGCGGGCTGATCAACTGGAACGAGACCCTGCGGCACGCCTCCGAGCTGCTGCGCCGGGTCGGTCTGAGCGATCACCCCGAGACCCGCGTCGCCGACATCGGCGTGGGCAAGCAGCAGCTCGTGGAGATCGCGAAGGCGCTCTCGAAGAAGGTGAAGCTGCTCATCCTGGATGAGCCGACCGCGGCCCTCAACGACGAGGACAGCGACAAACTCCTGGATCTCATCCTGGAATTGAAGAAGCAGGGCATCACCTCGATCATCATCTCGCACAAGCTCAACGAGATCCGCAAGGTCGCGGACTCGGTGACGATCATTCGCGACGGGCAGTCCATCGAGACGCTCGACGTGAAGTCGGCGGACACGACCGAGGACCGGATCATCAGCGGCATGGTCGGCCGCGACCTCGACAACCGCTTCCCCGAGCGCACCCCGCACGAGGCGGAGGTGGGCGCGGCCCCGGCGCTGGAGATCCGCAACTGGACCGTGCACCACCCGATCGACCAGCAGCGCAAGGTGGCCGACGACGTGTCGGTCCAGGTGCGGCGCGGGGAGATCGTCGGCATCGCGGGCCTGATGGGCGCCGGCCGCACCGAGCTGGCCATGAGCGTCTTCGGACGCTCGTACGGCCGGTACGCGGGCGGCACCGTCCTCAAGGACGGCAAGGAGATCCGTACGAAGACCGTCGCGGAGGCGGTCGGCCACGGGATCGCCTATGTCACGGAGGACCGCAAGCACTACGGCCTCAACCTCATCGACACGATCAACCGCAACATCTCGCTGACCGCGCTGGGCAAGGTGGCCAAGCGGGGGATCGTCGACGAGCACGAGGAGCGGAAGGTCTCCGAGGGCTACCGCAAGTCGATGAACATCAAGGCGCCGACCGTCTTCGAGCCGGTCGGCAAGCTCTCCGGCGGCAACCAGCAGAAGGTCGTCCTCAGCAAGTGGATCTTCGCGGGTCCGGACGTGCTGATCCTGGACGAGCCCACGCGGGGTATCGACGTCGGAGCCAAGTACGAGATCTACACGGTCATCGACCAGTTGGCCGCCCAGGGCAAGGCGGTCGTCTTCATCTCCTCCGAGCTGCCCGAACTGCTGGGAATGTGCGACCGCATCTACACGATGGCCGCGGGGCGGCTGACCGGTGAGTTCTCTCGGGCCGAGGCCTCGCAGGAATCGCTGATGCGTCAGATGACGAAGGACAAAGAGGTAACCCGATGA
- a CDS encoding family 43 glycosylhydrolase — translation MARRLLTLLAALLLALAIGQPSASAATVTNPIKAQKGADPWISYYDGNYYLVTTSWTNVITMRKSATLAGLATAPNIQVWTGDAASRCCNIWAPEIHFLNGRWYLYYVAGQNVSDYNPTQRTHVLESAGADPTGPYSYRNQLNSAWMLDPTVATINGSLYLFGSAAGGTQNLVAARMSNPYTLATGFSTISTPTNSWETSGGSVNEGPEILQRGGRTFLVYSASGCWTPDYKLGRLTLTGSDPLAASSWTKNPTPVFQRNDSAGVYGPGHNGFFSSPDGTENWIVYHANDSASDGCDNGRTTRAQKFTWNADGTPDLGTPVALGSAGSGPSGEPSATAATYRITNRNSGKCLDVAGGSTADGANVQQYTCNGGANQRWRIEDQGDDTSRLVNVATGKVLDTADCSTADGADLRQWSWLNNTCQRFRFVTTDSGYVRIVNQATGKVADVADCSAADSADVRQWSWLNNACQQWRLEPV, via the coding sequence ATGGCCCGTCGCCTACTGACCCTGCTGGCCGCGCTGCTGCTCGCCCTGGCGATCGGCCAGCCCTCCGCGAGCGCGGCCACCGTCACCAACCCGATCAAGGCGCAGAAGGGCGCCGACCCCTGGATCTCGTACTACGACGGCAACTACTACCTCGTCACGACGAGTTGGACGAACGTCATCACCATGCGCAAGTCCGCCACCCTCGCGGGACTCGCCACCGCGCCGAACATCCAGGTGTGGACCGGGGACGCCGCCTCGCGGTGCTGCAACATCTGGGCGCCCGAGATCCACTTCCTCAACGGCCGCTGGTACCTGTACTACGTCGCCGGACAGAACGTCTCCGACTACAACCCGACGCAGCGCACGCACGTCCTGGAGAGCGCGGGCGCCGACCCGACGGGCCCGTACAGCTACCGCAACCAGCTCAACTCCGCCTGGATGCTGGATCCGACGGTCGCCACCATCAACGGCTCGCTCTACCTGTTCGGCAGCGCCGCCGGCGGGACGCAGAACCTCGTGGCGGCCCGGATGTCCAACCCGTACACCCTGGCCACCGGCTTCTCGACCATCTCCACACCGACCAACTCCTGGGAGACCTCGGGAGGTTCGGTCAACGAAGGCCCGGAGATCCTGCAACGCGGCGGCAGGACGTTCCTGGTCTATTCGGCGAGCGGCTGCTGGACCCCCGACTACAAACTCGGCCGGCTCACCCTCACCGGTTCAGACCCGCTCGCGGCGTCGTCCTGGACGAAGAACCCCACGCCGGTCTTCCAGCGGAACGACTCGGCCGGCGTCTACGGTCCCGGCCACAACGGCTTCTTCAGCTCGCCGGACGGCACCGAGAACTGGATCGTGTACCACGCCAACGACTCGGCCTCGGACGGTTGCGACAACGGCCGTACGACCCGGGCGCAGAAGTTCACCTGGAACGCCGACGGCACCCCCGACCTGGGCACGCCCGTGGCACTGGGCTCGGCCGGCAGCGGGCCCTCCGGCGAACCGTCGGCCACCGCCGCCACCTACCGGATCACCAACCGCAACAGCGGCAAGTGCCTCGACGTGGCGGGCGGTTCGACGGCGGACGGCGCCAACGTCCAGCAGTACACCTGCAACGGCGGCGCCAACCAGCGCTGGCGGATCGAGGACCAGGGCGACGACACCAGCCGGCTGGTGAACGTCGCCACCGGCAAGGTCCTGGACACCGCGGACTGTTCCACCGCGGACGGCGCCGACCTGCGTCAGTGGTCCTGGCTGAACAACACCTGCCAGCGCTTCCGCTTCGTCACCACCGACAGCGGATACGTCCGTATCGTCAACCAGGCCACGGGCAAGGTCGCCGACGTCGCCGACTGCTCCGCCGCCGACTCCGCCGACGTGCGTCAGTGGTCCTGGCTGAACAACGCCTGCCAGCAGTGGAGGCTGGAGCCGGTGTAG
- a CDS encoding pyridoxal phosphate-dependent aminotransferase, giving the protein MADNVSSLFRNTAAHSPSMAALTREGGEGVGPVDFCIPCNPYFPTPAMMDTMAARLRDIITYYPSGADTITAELCNLLQLPPQAVAMGNGSTELITWIDHLLVRESLAVPVPTFGRWTDQPMETGKRVDMFPLQESSGFALDLAQYAEFIRTRGTRVAVICNPNNPDGGFLHKHALVQFMDAMADLDLIVIDESFLEFADAEQEPSVVQEAMIRPNVIVLRSLGKNFGLHGIRFGYMVSNPSLAGRVRSMLPKWNLNAFAEYVVFMLKEHGPEYAQSLMQVRRDRLDMASQLSALPGLTVYPSQGNFLFVRLPVGAEGTVVRDRLLAEHRILVRECGNKIGSSSRFLRLVVRPQVDVRRLVSGLEQVLYGTRRGAAVPELSTANSYSSGTPAVDRLVTNGSGMPGLAAQAMGMAMPGLVAAAPAAAPMAMPVPAMAPPMAQPTPSDGAGMPMPAAAQVFPQSVPAPAPAPVPAAAPPMAPAAAMSPAAMSPAAMTPAAMAPAMAQAPAPPMGPTPPGVPARGGLTAAQVRGTNGLSPAAATGWPNAQSWPNAAGMGQAG; this is encoded by the coding sequence ATGGCCGACAACGTCTCCTCGTTGTTCCGCAACACCGCGGCGCACAGCCCGTCGATGGCGGCGCTGACGCGGGAGGGCGGCGAGGGTGTCGGCCCGGTGGACTTCTGTATCCCCTGCAACCCCTACTTCCCCACTCCGGCCATGATGGACACCATGGCAGCGCGGCTGCGGGACATCATCACGTACTACCCGAGCGGCGCCGACACGATCACGGCCGAACTGTGCAACCTGCTCCAGCTTCCGCCGCAGGCGGTGGCGATGGGCAACGGTTCGACCGAGCTCATCACCTGGATCGATCATCTGCTGGTCCGTGAGTCCCTCGCCGTCCCCGTCCCCACCTTCGGCCGCTGGACCGACCAGCCCATGGAGACCGGCAAGCGGGTCGACATGTTCCCGCTCCAGGAGTCCAGCGGCTTCGCCCTGGACCTCGCGCAGTACGCCGAGTTCATCCGGACCCGGGGCACCAGGGTCGCCGTCATCTGCAACCCGAACAACCCCGACGGCGGTTTCCTCCACAAGCACGCGCTCGTGCAATTCATGGACGCGATGGCCGACCTCGACCTGATCGTCATCGACGAGTCGTTCCTGGAGTTCGCGGACGCGGAGCAGGAACCGAGCGTCGTGCAGGAGGCGATGATCCGCCCGAACGTCATCGTGCTGCGCAGCCTCGGCAAGAACTTCGGCCTGCACGGCATCCGGTTCGGCTACATGGTCTCCAACCCGTCGCTCGCCGGCCGGGTCCGCTCGATGCTGCCGAAGTGGAACCTCAACGCCTTCGCCGAGTACGTGGTGTTCATGCTGAAGGAGCACGGCCCCGAGTACGCGCAGAGCCTGATGCAGGTGCGCCGGGACCGTCTCGACATGGCCAGTCAGCTCAGCGCCCTGCCCGGGCTGACCGTCTACCCCTCCCAGGGGAACTTCCTCTTCGTGCGCCTCCCCGTCGGCGCCGAGGGCACCGTGGTCCGTGACCGGCTGCTCGCCGAGCACCGCATCCTGGTCCGCGAGTGCGGCAACAAGATCGGTTCGTCCAGCCGCTTCCTGCGGCTCGTGGTGCGCCCCCAGGTGGACGTTCGTCGCCTGGTGTCCGGCCTGGAACAGGTGCTCTACGGGACCAGGAGGGGAGCCGCCGTGCCCGAGCTGAGCACCGCGAACAGCTACAGCTCGGGCACGCCGGCGGTGGACCGGCTGGTCACCAACGGGTCGGGCATGCCGGGCCTCGCCGCTCAGGCCATGGGCATGGCGATGCCGGGGCTGGTCGCGGCCGCCCCGGCCGCCGCCCCGATGGCGATGCCCGTCCCCGCGATGGCCCCGCCGATGGCGCAGCCCACGCCGTCCGACGGCGCCGGGATGCCCATGCCGGCCGCGGCACAGGTCTTCCCGCAGTCGGTGCCCGCGCCGGCCCCGGCTCCCGTACCGGCCGCCGCTCCGCCGATGGCACCGGCAGCCGCCATGTCACCGGCCGCGATGTCACCGGCCGCCATGACCCCCGCGGCGATGGCGCCCGCCATGGCTCAGGCGCCCGCCCCGCCGATGGGCCCGACCCCGCCCGGCGTACCGGCCCGCGGCGGCCTCACGGCCGCTCAGGTACGGGGCACCAACGGCCTCTCCCCCGCCGCGGCGACCGGCTGGCCGAACGCCCAGAGCTGGCCGAACGCGGCGGGGATGGGACAGGCGGGATAG
- a CDS encoding ATP-binding protein, with product MTARPGLRPPVTVRVFTQRLSATPRGARLARRLAQNQLHAWGIPYGAEVSDTVAVIVGELAANAVTHGRVPGRDFELRLSFPPGSVRVEVTDTRSGPRPPGPGAVPAPHPLGEAGRGLLLVDALAARWEVLDREPPPGKTVRAEVDVPNWLVLARRLSLSEGAALRTALRHADRTPP from the coding sequence ATGACAGCACGCCCCGGTCTTCGACCGCCGGTCACCGTACGTGTGTTCACCCAGCGCCTCAGCGCGACCCCGCGCGGCGCCCGCCTGGCGAGGCGCCTCGCGCAGAACCAGCTCCACGCCTGGGGCATCCCGTACGGGGCGGAGGTCTCCGACACCGTCGCGGTGATCGTCGGAGAACTGGCCGCCAACGCCGTGACGCACGGGCGGGTGCCGGGACGGGATTTCGAGCTGCGGCTCTCCTTCCCGCCCGGAAGTGTCCGGGTCGAGGTCACCGACACGCGCAGTGGGCCCCGCCCGCCCGGTCCCGGCGCCGTTCCCGCCCCGCACCCCCTCGGCGAGGCCGGCCGTGGGTTGCTCCTCGTCGACGCGCTCGCCGCCCGATGGGAGGTGCTGGACCGGGAGCCGCCGCCGGGCAAGACCGTGCGCGCGGAGGTCGACGTGCCCAACTGGCTCGTCCTGGCGAGGAGGTTGTCGCTTTCGGAGGGGGCGGCCCTGCGTACCGCCCTCCGGCATGCCGACCGGACGCCACCGTGA
- the mmsB gene encoding multiple monosaccharide ABC transporter permease — MSTDVTKSPAAAPPGKSGGPAAGGGLLQLVLDGLRRNMRQYGMLIALGLIVALFAVWTDGDLLLPRNVSNLVLQNSYVLILAIGMMLVIIAGHIDLSVGSLTAFIGAFAAVLTVQHEVAWPVAVVLCLIVGAVAGSVQGFFIAYLGIPSFIVTLAGMLIFRGMTEIFLEGQTLGPFPDGLQKMGNGFLPEAGPTTNYHNITLLLGLAVIVMVVLQEVRDRKRQQEFSLDVVPRNLFLLKIVAIVAAVLTVTMLLASYKGAPIILLVLGALVVGYGYIMRNAVFGRHIYAIGGNLPAAKLSGVKDKKVTFLVFLNMGALAALAGLVVAARLNAAGPKAGLNFELEAIASAFIGGASMSGGVGTVLGAIIGGLVLGVLNNGMNLLGVGSDWQQVIKGLALLAAVGFDVWNKRKSGS; from the coding sequence ATGAGCACCGACGTGACCAAGAGCCCGGCGGCCGCGCCGCCCGGCAAGAGCGGCGGCCCGGCGGCCGGCGGCGGCCTGCTCCAGCTGGTGCTGGACGGCCTGCGCCGCAACATGCGCCAGTACGGCATGCTGATCGCGCTCGGCCTGATCGTCGCGCTCTTCGCGGTCTGGACCGACGGCGACCTGCTGCTGCCGCGCAACGTCTCCAACCTGGTTCTGCAGAACAGCTATGTGCTGATCCTCGCGATCGGCATGATGCTGGTGATCATCGCGGGCCACATCGACCTGTCGGTCGGTTCACTGACGGCGTTCATCGGCGCCTTCGCGGCCGTCCTGACGGTGCAGCACGAGGTGGCGTGGCCGGTCGCGGTGGTGCTGTGCCTGATCGTGGGCGCGGTCGCGGGGTCGGTGCAGGGCTTCTTCATCGCGTATCTCGGCATACCGTCGTTCATCGTCACCCTCGCCGGCATGCTGATCTTCCGCGGCATGACGGAGATCTTCCTCGAGGGCCAGACCCTCGGCCCGTTCCCGGACGGTCTTCAGAAGATGGGCAACGGCTTCCTCCCGGAGGCCGGTCCGACCACGAACTACCACAACATCACGCTGCTGCTGGGTCTCGCCGTGATCGTCATGGTGGTGCTCCAGGAGGTGCGTGACCGCAAGCGCCAGCAGGAGTTCTCGCTGGACGTCGTGCCGCGCAACCTGTTCCTGCTCAAGATCGTCGCCATCGTCGCCGCGGTGCTCACCGTCACGATGCTGCTCGCCAGCTACAAGGGCGCGCCGATCATCCTGCTGGTCCTGGGCGCGCTGGTGGTCGGTTACGGCTACATCATGCGCAACGCCGTCTTCGGCCGCCACATCTACGCGATCGGCGGCAACCTGCCGGCCGCGAAGCTGTCCGGCGTCAAGGACAAGAAGGTCACCTTCCTCGTCTTCCTGAACATGGGCGCGCTGGCGGCCCTGGCGGGTCTCGTGGTCGCGGCCCGGCTGAACGCGGCCGGTCCCAAGGCGGGTCTGAACTTCGAACTCGAGGCGATCGCCTCGGCGTTCATCGGTGGCGCGTCCATGAGCGGCGGTGTCGGCACCGTCCTCGGCGCGATCATCGGTGGTCTCGTCCTCGGCGTGCTGAACAACGGCATGAACCTGCTCGGCGTCGGCAGCGACTGGCAGCAGGTCATCAAGGGCCTGGCGCTGCTCGCCGCGGTCGGTTTCGACGTCTGGAACAAGCGCAAGTCCGGTTCGTGA
- a CDS encoding DUF4360 domain-containing protein gives MASGLLLGGAVAALVTAAVPAHNPSSGFIDPPPDKIVINVATVNGSGCPAGTAAVAVSEDNTAFTVTYSDYLAQVGGGSNPTAFRKNCQLNLVVHVPSGFTYAIAQADYRGFASLQSGANAVQRASYYFQGSSQTVFKNHTFNGAFNDNWQATDTTDWANLVYAPCGVQRNFNINTEIRVNAGTSSPSRVSFMTMDSTDGDISTVYHMAWKECPAK, from the coding sequence ATGGCAAGTGGGCTGCTCCTGGGTGGCGCTGTCGCCGCTCTCGTCACCGCCGCGGTACCGGCGCACAACCCGTCCTCGGGGTTCATCGACCCGCCCCCGGACAAGATCGTCATCAACGTGGCCACGGTGAACGGCTCCGGCTGTCCCGCGGGTACGGCGGCGGTCGCCGTCTCCGAGGACAACACCGCCTTCACTGTGACCTACAGCGACTACCTGGCCCAGGTGGGCGGGGGCTCCAACCCCACGGCCTTCCGCAAGAACTGCCAGCTCAACCTGGTCGTTCATGTCCCGTCGGGCTTCACGTACGCCATCGCGCAGGCGGACTACCGCGGTTTCGCCTCGCTCCAGTCCGGCGCGAACGCCGTGCAGCGGGCCTCGTACTACTTCCAGGGCTCGTCGCAGACGGTGTTCAAGAACCACACCTTCAACGGCGCGTTCAACGACAACTGGCAGGCGACCGACACCACCGACTGGGCCAACCTGGTCTACGCGCCCTGCGGAGTCCAGCGCAACTTCAACATCAACACCGAGATCCGGGTCAACGCGGGCACCTCGTCCCCGTCCCGGGTCAGCTTCATGACGATGGACTCGACGGACGGCGACATCAGCACCGTCTACCACATGGCCTGGAAGGAGTGCCCGGCCAAGTGA
- a CDS encoding RrF2 family transcriptional regulator, which produces MRISARADYAVRAVLELAVRQGGDPVKAESIAAVQDIPHKFLEGILGDLRRGGIVDSRRGGGGGYRLARDPAVITVADVIRAVDGPIVSVRGERPTGLTYTGSAQPLLPLWIALRANVRRILEGVTIADIAADALPDPVQALAAEPAAWENP; this is translated from the coding sequence ATGAGGATCTCGGCACGGGCGGACTACGCAGTGCGGGCGGTACTGGAGCTCGCCGTACGGCAGGGCGGCGACCCGGTGAAGGCCGAGTCGATCGCCGCCGTGCAGGACATTCCGCACAAGTTCCTCGAGGGGATCCTCGGCGACCTGCGGCGCGGCGGGATCGTCGACAGCCGGCGCGGCGGGGGCGGCGGTTACCGGCTGGCCCGCGACCCGGCGGTGATCACGGTCGCGGACGTCATCAGGGCGGTGGACGGCCCGATCGTCTCCGTACGCGGAGAACGCCCGACCGGCCTGACGTACACGGGCTCGGCACAGCCGCTGCTCCCGCTCTGGATCGCCCTGCGGGCGAACGTGCGGCGGATCCTGGAGGGCGTCACGATCGCCGACATCGCGGCGGACGCCCTGCCGGATCCGGTGCAGGCGCTGGCCGCGGAACCGGCGGCCTGGGAGAACCCGTGA
- a CDS encoding arabinan endo-1,5-alpha-L-arabinosidase — MSRTNSRTPHTSRAPHAPRTPRRAALLAVPAAVLLALVPSTASAYPNPGTVTGSTVVHDPTMIRTSAGRYLLYATGGGLSYRTSTDRIAFSAGGDAFSTRPGWWSSYGTTEAWAPDISYQGGKYLMYYAVSTFGSNKSAIGLAGSSTGLPGSWTDYGAVYTSTTSSDYNAIDPNLFVDDDGKWWLSFGSWWTGIKMIRIDPSTGKQLTSDTARRSIASRPTGTKAVEAPYIVKRGGYYYLFASYDTCCAGTSSTYKVKVGRATAVTGPYYDKSGVAMTNNGGTPVLESHGSVIGPGGQSILHDTDGDLIVYHYYDGNDNGTPRLGINLLNWSSGWPVAY, encoded by the coding sequence ATGAGCCGCACGAACTCTCGCACGCCCCACACGTCTCGAGCGCCCCACGCCCCTCGCACGCCCCGCAGGGCCGCGCTGCTCGCCGTCCCGGCGGCGGTCCTGCTCGCCCTGGTGCCCTCCACCGCCTCCGCGTACCCCAACCCCGGCACGGTCACCGGTTCCACGGTCGTGCACGACCCGACGATGATCCGCACCTCGGCCGGCCGCTACCTCCTCTACGCCACCGGCGGCGGCCTGTCCTACCGCACCTCCACCGACCGGATCGCGTTCAGCGCGGGCGGCGACGCCTTCTCCACCCGGCCGGGCTGGTGGTCCTCCTACGGCACCACCGAGGCCTGGGCGCCCGACATCTCGTACCAGGGCGGCAAGTACCTGATGTACTACGCCGTCTCCACCTTCGGGTCCAACAAGTCGGCCATCGGACTGGCCGGTTCGAGCACCGGACTCCCCGGCTCCTGGACGGACTACGGCGCCGTCTACACCTCCACCACGTCCAGCGACTACAACGCCATCGACCCGAACCTCTTCGTGGACGACGACGGCAAGTGGTGGCTGTCGTTCGGGAGCTGGTGGACGGGGATCAAGATGATCCGGATCGATCCGTCCACCGGCAAGCAGCTCACGTCCGACACCGCCCGGCGCTCGATCGCCTCCCGCCCCACCGGGACCAAGGCCGTGGAGGCGCCCTACATCGTGAAGCGCGGTGGCTACTACTACCTCTTCGCCTCGTACGACACCTGCTGCGCCGGCACCAGCTCGACCTACAAGGTCAAGGTGGGCCGCGCCACCGCCGTCACCGGGCCGTACTACGACAAGAGCGGCGTCGCGATGACGAACAACGGCGGCACGCCCGTCCTGGAGTCGCACGGCAGCGTCATCGGCCCCGGCGGCCAGTCGATCCTGCACGACACCGACGGCGACCTGATCGTCTACCACTACTACGACGGCAACGACAACGGCACCCCCCGACTCGGCATCAACCTCTTGAACTGGAGCAGCGGATGGCCCGTCGCCTACTGA
- a CDS encoding intradiol ring-cleavage dioxygenase encodes MTDTSDARPSVARRTVLVASGATAAALAVGAAATPEAPTADAADTAPVAAAAVCTLTKEMTEGPYYLDGQYVRANVTEGKAGIPLKLTLTVVDDDTCVPLPNALVEIWHCDALGEYSGFVGNNGHNEPDSGTFLRGGVLTDSGGVAAITSVYPGWYRGRCVHIHVKVHTDVTLTSDGSFTGGQELHTGQLFFNETITTAVAKVSPYSTNTVTRTTLAQDSIYDEGGAASGLLTLTALGSSTSSGYAGTLTLGVER; translated from the coding sequence ATGACAGACACCTCAGATGCGCGCCCCTCGGTCGCGCGCCGTACCGTACTCGTCGCCTCGGGCGCGACCGCAGCGGCCCTGGCCGTAGGCGCCGCTGCCACGCCCGAGGCCCCCACCGCCGACGCCGCCGACACCGCCCCCGTCGCCGCCGCGGCCGTCTGCACCCTCACCAAGGAGATGACCGAAGGCCCCTACTACCTCGACGGACAGTACGTCCGCGCCAACGTCACGGAGGGCAAGGCGGGCATCCCGCTGAAGCTCACCCTCACAGTCGTCGACGACGACACGTGCGTGCCTCTCCCCAACGCCCTCGTGGAGATCTGGCACTGCGACGCCCTCGGCGAGTACTCCGGCTTCGTCGGCAACAACGGCCACAACGAACCGGACAGCGGCACCTTCCTGCGCGGCGGAGTCCTCACCGACTCCGGCGGCGTCGCCGCGATCACCTCGGTCTACCCGGGCTGGTACCGGGGCCGCTGCGTCCACATCCACGTCAAGGTGCACACCGACGTCACTCTGACCTCGGACGGCTCCTTCACCGGAGGCCAGGAACTCCACACCGGACAGCTCTTCTTCAACGAGACGATCACGACGGCCGTCGCGAAGGTCTCGCCGTACTCGACCAACACGGTCACCCGCACCACCCTCGCCCAGGACTCCATCTACGACGAGGGAGGCGCCGCTTCGGGCCTGCTGACCCTGACGGCCCTGGGCAGCTCGACGTCCTCCGGCTACGCGGGGACGCTCACCCTCGGGGTCGAGCGCTGA